One stretch of Zootoca vivipara chromosome 8, rZooViv1.1, whole genome shotgun sequence DNA includes these proteins:
- the LOC118090418 gene encoding NXPE family member 3-like isoform X1: MVMAPCGLRPAPLLCLGLIFTAGMIYRFLSLDHFRGQLVPPSPVGAKPGPTPLTETPDLQALLQVLHWPAPPENATAFASSTSAEKSHYRLLQSQSNYTVGNMLLVSLEARDRHGQPKHYGGDFLRAKLHSPELKASVAGTVKDHKNGTYTLTFPLLWAGAVQVSVRLIHSSETVALLRHIRDSHPSTITFRGYFVDPGQGSKEEVTECNVHPVSGPTCQYVDPGTGEHWFCAKPQHHSCNDLVYHSSGIYKNVLTSAEKVFFSGAATDQIIPGSVPIIQVLPSHQLAVATSPPLPCHPGLALTLPSGFYYKDVWVSLGCSSRTFPTPDLALSCLRGKIVHMIGDSTLRQWWEFLLAFIPSVKHIDLHVTHHTGPLLAVEPAQGLVLRWRAHGIPLRMAKSKMADIHYLANELNALGGGPDMVVVFTLGAHFTTFPVDVYVRRVHGIRQAVAQLLARSPQITVVIKSANTGDKSVYRSDWLSLQLDNILRAMFAGMRVAIVDAWAMTSCHYLPDNLHPGKVIVQNEVNTFLSYVCPGK, encoded by the exons ATGGTAATGGCTCCTTGTGGTCTCAGACCAGCTCCACTTCTCTGTCTTGGACTAATATTCACAGCAGGG ATGATCTACCGATTCCTATCCCTTGACCACTTCAGAGGCCAACTCGTGCCTCCTTCCCCTGTGGGTGCCAAGCCAGGCCCAACTCCTTTAACAGAAACTCCAGATCTGCAGGCGCTGCTCCAGGTGCTCCATTGGCCAGCTCCACCTGAGAATGCTACAGCCTttgcttcctccaccagtgccgaGAAGAGCCACTACCGGCTCTTGCAGTCCCAGAGCAACTACACAGTGGGTAACATGCTCCTGGTGTCGCTGGAGGCCAGGGACAGACATGGGCAGCCCAAGCACTATGGCGGAGACTTCTTGAGGGCCAAATTGCATTCCCCCGAGCTGAAGGCGAGTGTGGCAGGGACGGTGAAGGACCACAAGAATGGCACCTACACACTGACTTTCCCGCTTCTGTGGGCAGGTGCGGTGCAGGTGTCTGTACGTCTCATCCACTCCAGTGAGACTGTGGCCCTCCTTCGGCACATCCGTGACTCCCATCCCTCCACAATCACCTTCAGGGGGTACTTTGTGGACCCAGGCCAGGGAAGCAAAGAAGAAGTGACCGAATGCAACGTGCATCCAGTCTCAGGCCCAACCTGCCAGTACGTGGATCCTGGCACTGGGGAGCACTGGTTTTGTGCCAAGCCCCAGCATCACTCCTGCAATGACCTTGTGTACCACTCTTCTGGGATCTACAAAAATGTGCTCACCTCAGCAGAGAAAGTCTTCTTTAGTGG AGCTGCAACAGACCAGATTATTCCAGGGAGTGTGCCCATCATCCAAGTGCTGCCTAGCCACCAGCTGGCTGTTG CCACCTCCCCACCGCTCCCATGCCATCCAGGCCTTGCCCTCACCTTGCCTTCAGGTTTCTACTACAAGGATGTGTGGGTTTCCTTGGGATGTTCTAGCCGGACCTTCCCTACTCCTGACTTGGCACTCAGCTGCTTGCGAGGCAAGATAGTTCACATGATTGGAGACTCCACACTACGCCAGTGGTGGGAATTCCTGCTGGCCTTCATTCCAT CAGTCAAGCACATAGACCTTCATGTGACCCACCATACTGGCCCACTGCTGGCTGTGGAGCCAGCACAAGGCCTTGTGCTGAGGTGGCGTGCCCACGGCATTCCGCTGCGCATGGCAAAGTCCAAGATGGCTGACATACACTACTTGGCCAATGAACTGAATGCACTTGGTGGGGGCCCCGACATGGTGGTAGTTTTCACACTGGGGGCCCATTTCACCACTTTCCCCGTGGATGTATACGTGCGGCGGGTGCATGGCATTCGGCAGGCTGTGGCTCAGCTCCTGGCCCGCAGCCCCCAAATCACTGTTGTCATCAAGTCAGCCAACACAGGAGACAAGTCTGTCTATCGCAGTGACTGGCTCTCCCTGCAGCTGGACAACATCCTTCGTGCCATGTTTGCAGGCATGAGAGTGGCCATTGTTGATGCCTGGGCCATGACCTCCTGCCACTACCTGCCTGATAACCTCCATCCTGGCAAGGTCATTGTGCAGAATGAGGTCAACACCTTCCTCTCCTATGTCTGTCCAGGGAAGTGA
- the LOC118090418 gene encoding NXPE family member 3-like isoform X2: MIYRFLSLDHFRGQLVPPSPVGAKPGPTPLTETPDLQALLQVLHWPAPPENATAFASSTSAEKSHYRLLQSQSNYTVGNMLLVSLEARDRHGQPKHYGGDFLRAKLHSPELKASVAGTVKDHKNGTYTLTFPLLWAGAVQVSVRLIHSSETVALLRHIRDSHPSTITFRGYFVDPGQGSKEEVTECNVHPVSGPTCQYVDPGTGEHWFCAKPQHHSCNDLVYHSSGIYKNVLTSAEKVFFSGAATDQIIPGSVPIIQVLPSHQLAVATSPPLPCHPGLALTLPSGFYYKDVWVSLGCSSRTFPTPDLALSCLRGKIVHMIGDSTLRQWWEFLLAFIPSVKHIDLHVTHHTGPLLAVEPAQGLVLRWRAHGIPLRMAKSKMADIHYLANELNALGGGPDMVVVFTLGAHFTTFPVDVYVRRVHGIRQAVAQLLARSPQITVVIKSANTGDKSVYRSDWLSLQLDNILRAMFAGMRVAIVDAWAMTSCHYLPDNLHPGKVIVQNEVNTFLSYVCPGK; encoded by the exons ATGATCTACCGATTCCTATCCCTTGACCACTTCAGAGGCCAACTCGTGCCTCCTTCCCCTGTGGGTGCCAAGCCAGGCCCAACTCCTTTAACAGAAACTCCAGATCTGCAGGCGCTGCTCCAGGTGCTCCATTGGCCAGCTCCACCTGAGAATGCTACAGCCTttgcttcctccaccagtgccgaGAAGAGCCACTACCGGCTCTTGCAGTCCCAGAGCAACTACACAGTGGGTAACATGCTCCTGGTGTCGCTGGAGGCCAGGGACAGACATGGGCAGCCCAAGCACTATGGCGGAGACTTCTTGAGGGCCAAATTGCATTCCCCCGAGCTGAAGGCGAGTGTGGCAGGGACGGTGAAGGACCACAAGAATGGCACCTACACACTGACTTTCCCGCTTCTGTGGGCAGGTGCGGTGCAGGTGTCTGTACGTCTCATCCACTCCAGTGAGACTGTGGCCCTCCTTCGGCACATCCGTGACTCCCATCCCTCCACAATCACCTTCAGGGGGTACTTTGTGGACCCAGGCCAGGGAAGCAAAGAAGAAGTGACCGAATGCAACGTGCATCCAGTCTCAGGCCCAACCTGCCAGTACGTGGATCCTGGCACTGGGGAGCACTGGTTTTGTGCCAAGCCCCAGCATCACTCCTGCAATGACCTTGTGTACCACTCTTCTGGGATCTACAAAAATGTGCTCACCTCAGCAGAGAAAGTCTTCTTTAGTGG AGCTGCAACAGACCAGATTATTCCAGGGAGTGTGCCCATCATCCAAGTGCTGCCTAGCCACCAGCTGGCTGTTG CCACCTCCCCACCGCTCCCATGCCATCCAGGCCTTGCCCTCACCTTGCCTTCAGGTTTCTACTACAAGGATGTGTGGGTTTCCTTGGGATGTTCTAGCCGGACCTTCCCTACTCCTGACTTGGCACTCAGCTGCTTGCGAGGCAAGATAGTTCACATGATTGGAGACTCCACACTACGCCAGTGGTGGGAATTCCTGCTGGCCTTCATTCCAT CAGTCAAGCACATAGACCTTCATGTGACCCACCATACTGGCCCACTGCTGGCTGTGGAGCCAGCACAAGGCCTTGTGCTGAGGTGGCGTGCCCACGGCATTCCGCTGCGCATGGCAAAGTCCAAGATGGCTGACATACACTACTTGGCCAATGAACTGAATGCACTTGGTGGGGGCCCCGACATGGTGGTAGTTTTCACACTGGGGGCCCATTTCACCACTTTCCCCGTGGATGTATACGTGCGGCGGGTGCATGGCATTCGGCAGGCTGTGGCTCAGCTCCTGGCCCGCAGCCCCCAAATCACTGTTGTCATCAAGTCAGCCAACACAGGAGACAAGTCTGTCTATCGCAGTGACTGGCTCTCCCTGCAGCTGGACAACATCCTTCGTGCCATGTTTGCAGGCATGAGAGTGGCCATTGTTGATGCCTGGGCCATGACCTCCTGCCACTACCTGCCTGATAACCTCCATCCTGGCAAGGTCATTGTGCAGAATGAGGTCAACACCTTCCTCTCCTATGTCTGTCCAGGGAAGTGA